Proteins co-encoded in one Nicotiana sylvestris chromosome 7, ASM39365v2, whole genome shotgun sequence genomic window:
- the LOC104222299 gene encoding 1-aminocyclopropane-1-carboxylate synthase 7-like, giving the protein MAIEIEKPIAGLSKMATSDTHGEDSPYFAGWKAYDEDPFDEVHNPSGVIQMGLAENQVSFDLVEKYLEKHTCSGSGVSSFRENALFQDYHGLLSFRKAMASFMEKIRGGRARFDPDRVVITAGATAANELLTFILANPGDALLVPTPYYPGFDRDLRWRTGVQIVPIHCDSSNTFQVTPQALEEAYEEAESKNIKVRGVLITNPSNPLGATIQRCVLEGILEFVTRKNIHLVSDEIYSGSAFCGSEFVSISEVIESRNYMDSERPRVHIVYSLSKDLGLPGFRVGTIYSYNDKVVTTARRMSSFTLISSQTQQLLASMLSDEKFTEDYIKTNRERLRRRYEMIIHGLKSAGIECLKGNAGLFCWMDLSPLLEKPTKECELALWNRILHQVKLNISPGSSCHCSEPGWFRVCFANMSENTLEIALRRIHDFMETKRTEKTY; this is encoded by the exons ATGGCCATAGAGATTGAGAAACCCATAGCTGGGCTATCAAAAATGGCCACGTCAGATACCCATGGAGAAGATTCACCCTACTTTGCTGGGTGGAAAGCATATGATGAAGATCCATTTGATGAAGTTCACAACCCATCTGGTGTTATTCAAATGGGATTGGCCGAAAATCAA GTGTCATTTGATTTGGTGGAAAAGTACTTGGAAAAGCACACATGCTCAGGGAGTGGAGTTTCTAGCTTCAGGGAAAATGCTTTATTCCAAGATTATCATGGACTGCTTTCATTTAGAAAGGCAATGGCTAGCTTCATGGAAAAAATAAGAGGTGGAAGGGCAAGATTTGATCCTGATCGAGTTGTTATTACAGCTGGCGCCACTGCTGCTAATGAGTTATTAACTTTCATCTTAGCTAATCCTGGCGATGCTTTGCTTGTTCCAACTCCTTACTATCCAGG ATTTGACAGAGACTTGAGGTGGAGGACAGGTGTGCAAATCGTTCCAATCCATTGCGACAGTTCAAATACTTTCCAAGTTACTCCACAAGCCTTAGAAGAAGCCTACGAGGAAGCAGAATCCAAGAACATAAAAGTGAGAGGGGTTCTTATAACAAACCCCTCTAACCCATTAGGTGCCACCATCCAAAGGTGTGTACTTGAGGGCATTCTTGAATTTGTCACAAGAAAAAACATCCACCTTGTGTCCGATGAAATCTACTCGGGTTCCGCCTTTTGTGGCTCCGAATTTGTCAGCATTAGTGAAGTAATTGAATCAAGGAATTACATGGATTCAGAGAGGCCGCGGGTACACATTGTGTACAGCCTCTCCAAGGACCTGGGACTACCCGGGTTTCGAGTTGGGACAATCTACTCTTACAATGACAAAGTTGTGACAACTGCCAGGAGAATGTCGAGTTTCACATTGATTTCTTCTCAGACACAACAGCTCCTGGCTTCCATGTTGTCGGACGAGAAATTCACTGAGGATTACATAAAGACGAATCGTGAAAGGCTGAGGAGGAGATATGAAATGATCATTCATGGTTTAAAGAGTGCTGGGATTGAGTGCTTAAAAGGGAATGCGGGGTTGTTTTGCTGGATGGATCTGAGTCCTTTGTTGGAAAAACCTACAAAGGAATGTGAATTGGCCCTTTGGAACAGAATATTGCATCAAGTGAAACTGAATATTTCTCCAGGCTCCTCTTGCCATTGCTCAGAGCCTGGTTGGTTCAGGGTTTGTTTCGCCAACATGAGTGAAAATACGTTAGAAATTGCACTCAGAAGAATACATGATTTCATGGAAACAAAGAGAACAGAAAAGACTTACTGA